The stretch of DNA TCGTTTCACTAACAAGGTTTGAGGATAGCTAtgacacatgcaatcctatgactaaaacaaataaagcaaaagtaaaGTGCTACGCGACAAGAATTGCTTTATGCCTAAGACCggaaacacaaaaatcaaacgCGTAACTAGCTTTATGGATCCAAAAGTGAACTCGCAAGAACACCAAGGAACAGAGATATGAACACGAAGAACAAATGCgaattctaacaacctaagcgaACGAAAGACAATCCTAAACATGcaccaaaataaaccaaaaagaacaaacgAGTCTTATGGAGCTAAAAGATGCAAGCTTTAAactcaaagattgaaacttAAAAGGAACAGAGagttctggaaagaaacaacctcgtaggagctttgaagctctgataccaagctgatgtgacccgaGGACACGGTCACGGTATGGTTGCGGTATGGACGCGGCTTGGGCTCTCGGTCAACTTTCAGTCGGTGAAGCTTTTCTCGGCTGAGGTTCTAGGCTTCGGATCtaggagagaatcaaacgagggaaacggagtttgaaggaattcaaacgagccgttcggGAGATACGACGAGGAGCCACGAATGGATCAATCGGACAGTACGGATGCGGAACGAGCGGGTAGACATCTTCGAGGGGAAATACGGATGGATTGagtgacgacacaagaggtttggctctcctcttgatacggtctccaacaaggtcgaacccggttcgaggcttgttagggttttctcaaggttcaatcccggattgaagaaagagaagaatgagacaagtttcaagaatctctcttgaggaaaagttttattttcatacaagtctaaggaggaacaagggcttaaggagggtttaaatagctaggtctagatagtagcttaaggacacgcggattcatcttgatccgcacatcgtccttttgacgtgtcccctttacaagagaacacatcgccgccttttgactaacacgcttagccacaaacactctccaacgttcacaaacataggatcaaaagagaatattctcaagttcaaaattaaaccaaaaataagagggaaagagagataaccgccttggccttgcgcgtgaagcaacttagcctttaggcgttttgcgtttagctccatgcctcgttaaaacctcctccggtaaacccattgggacaaacccggagtgaggaaaaagagtacacttcctcgcttaacgacttgaccgtcttcactcttgggtaagagtgaagactaagcggactgagccttcggagtcttcgttgggtggctggtgtcggacgtaggttcggacaaataggttgagccgctgtttggccgcctttgctgagctcttggaacgtgtggtggctccgggaaggatcgttggagccttggccacgtctgaagaggttgccctggtcgcgtccgatgcgtcttggtcaggcgtctcggtcgcgtccggcgtgtcttggttTTCTTGGCTGAGGTcacgtcctgcgatcacatcaNAGCTGAAGCTGGTTGAAGCAACTAGCAGAGACGTGAGAAAGGAACTCACAGAGGAGGCTTGGAGAAGGCTGGCGGGAGTGTGAAGAAAACCCAAGAGcccaaagaacaaagaaaaccaATTTCAGAGATTGGCAACAACAGCCGAGAGAGAATAAACGGTGAAAGAGTAGCAGAAGCAACAAGATTAAAGCCTTGAAGAGGTAAGTAAATTGTTGTTGTGTGATAAACAGAAATTCACCAAGAGGGAGCAGCACATAAGAGATTGTGAAATCTGTCAAGAAGTGGCAAAGAAATTCGCAAGAGAAAATCTGGATCAATGGAGATTCAGGTCAAGAGGGAGAAGAACTAGTTTGGTAATGAGCTATGCTGACATTGTGAAAGAGGAACCATGAAAAATGGTGATGTCGGACAAGAAGCTAAAGCTAGAAAAGAAACAAGGGAGAGGGAAGGAGTTATCTGTCTGCGGACTGTGGAGAGCATAGAGTCTCCATGAGGAAGAATCTAGATTGTGATGGGTCGACTCACGGGAAGAGACGGACGTGAAGCATCAGAGATTTTACTCCCAAGCACCTGCAGAAAAGCAAGGATCGATTGAGAAGAATTGAAGCAAGAGGGAGATGGATTCAAGAGGGAGATGAAAAGAACTTCACGCTGGaaaatcaagaggaagaagattgatGTGTGAAGATTCTGAGCTAAATGGAAAAACACGACATTAACAAAGCTAACAGAATTTTTCCGAGGGAAGAGGCGAATTGACAAGAAGAGGGAGCATTGGGATTGAAATCCCTAAATTGAAATTGGGGATTTAAATCTATGGATTCAAGAGGGAGTGTTGGAATTGTGAATCATAGATTAAAtcctacaagaagaagaagcttcagtaagaggatgatgaagagcaAAGAATGCGTAagcatcgaagaagaagaaagcagaagCGTTGAAGGaggacagaagaagaaagaagaagaaggccatTGGGCCTCAAGTGAAACAAGCCCAATAACATATGTGGGTTTGGTTGGTTAGTATAGTAATTAGGTTAAGATTATTGCATTAGTATAAAAGAGATGTATGATTGTAAGAGAACATTGATCCAAGTTTAACAATGTAGTCTTTGGAGTAAAACCGCTTCTTGTCTCATCtctaacaaacaaaccaaatctgAGAGATAGGGAGAGCAAGACATCTAACCTAAGAGAGGTTAGAAGTAAGAATTCTAACAAGACGCCTCCAATTGCTAAAATCATAGGTACGACTTACATCAGGAAGAGTGATTTTGTTGGGCTTTTCCTATGCCGATCAAACATTTTTTCCTTCGTTGGTCAAAccattttttgtgtttatttaacTGTTCATAGGTTCTCTTATTAATAATGTGCTTCATTGATATATGGGGTTAAAATAATTGAACTACATatcatgatttgattattttatgtACTTTCGTTTGCGTGTTTCATTTTAggaagttaagaaaaagaaacggcACTGCGAAAGagtttgaaatttataaatgcTAAGCTTCCACAACAACGTCAACAACGTAACTGCCTCAAATTAAGGTTAGTCTAATAGACATTCTCTTATTCAATACTCTGATATAATTTGTAAGACTGGCATGGCAATTAAATACAAATCTGatcagttttaaatttttatttttgtcaaaggtATAGAACTTACAGTTTTgtatattagatattttataaacttcCTGCTATTGCATGATTAGAACATAAATATGTACTACATTGAACATAGTATATCCTCACTATACATATTTCTGAAGAATCCCAAAGTATCATCCATTGAACATGCATTGACAGGAGGAAATACAACACCATGAAGTCTAAGCTGATGATGATCAATTTGTTTGTCACATAAAGAGATGAAGAATGTGAGGGAGGTGGTGAGTTAGTGCAAGAGTGGAGAGAATGAAAGTGTTGTTAGCAGAAATTGGTCTGGTATTTTTTGTGTGAGCATCGTTTATGTAAAGAACATTGTTTTGATAAGTTCTGTTTGTAGTTTGGTCGGAAAAACCAGTTAAAGAGAGGCCAAAGTTATGTTTTCGCTTAGATTGTTGCACCTCCAATACAAATAATGTAAATGGGTATGTATATGAGTGTCTATGTGTCCATAATCCATTGCATATAGTAAGTGGAAAAGCTTAAGTGATTAGCATGAATTCTGCCGCTTAATCTTTTGTGTGCTCTACCAGTTCtagatacaaaatcaaatcaactttTACTTTGATGGAAATGATTGACAAGTAACAAACACGCATTTCAGGTCGacaaataatagttttattgtacAAAGTTAAGATTTCATACTTAAAATTTTCATCATAATGATGCATGTTACTTATACTTTTAGTTCATTCATAACATGAATTTGCTGCCAtttcttatcatgaaaaaaatatcttcacTCTGTACATAAGCttataaagaatattttcttACTAACATCTAGAATAAATATAGACATCAAGATTAACAATTCAGAAACTCAGCTAAgtaagatcattaacaaaagtaaaagaaaatattcaaagTACATTTGAtattgttcaaaaaaatctaaaaaacaagaTAGCTACAGAAAAATCTATTAACACTTTAGCATtgtcttataaatttaaaaattaatccGCGCGTAGCGCGGCATATCCCCTAGACGatgaaatttttcaaattaatcTGCGCGTAGTGCGGCATATCCGCGAGAAAAATTTCAGTGTTCTGTTTCGATACAATGGatgattgaaaacaaaatacgACCGTCAAAAATAACAGCTACAAGCCTTCTAATGTCCCGTAGATCGAAAGATTGATTGTCACCTTTCCGTTCACCAAGAGATATAcgggaaagaagaaaacaccCAGTTACAAGACACGTGCCACTTTAAAAAAAGGAGTACTACATTCTCAAATCAACTAACTTCCAATTTTCACACAATAGACCCCAAGATTTAAATGCCTATAGAGATATTTGGGCCCAAGTAAtgtcaaacaaaattaacacaaTAAACACCCAAATGTGAGTAATTTTAagacctttttaaaaaataacaaactcaGTAACTATGTAACACACAAAACCATCGACAAAAACCCTTCacacaaatttattaaataactacccaaaaaaaaacaagggaaaaaaagaaaagagaaacttaCAAATTCAAAAACCCGATAGTCACGGCAGCAAATTGAGATATGATTGATCCGCAAACTGACAGCTTCGGTTAGACCTCGCTTCAATGCTATGAGCTCAGCCTCCAAAACTGTAATGAAAGAGTCATCAAGTGATCTATTCATGTGAAAAACCCAACTACCATTCTCTTCTTTCCAAATTACAACCCCAAACCCCGTTGCCTCCTCCAATATTAAACCCTTGAAATAAAGGCTGTAAGAGTCAGAACTTAAATCTCCCGGTGTGGGGTTTGTGCCATCTTCTCGTGCTAGATTGCCTTCTTTCTTCATGGATTTATTGTGCATACTTTCAaagaatataacaaaattagaaagtaaCAGAGTCTCTTTATATATGTAGGGATCGAACACCTAAAGGCAAAAGGATATTAAGTTCTAATCTAAGACTAAACctatagaaaatagaaaataaaggACGTGTCCGGCAAGTAATTAAAAGCTTCTCATTCTCAATATCAAGAATTAAATTATCAAGtttctcttatatatttttaaaataattaatttttttatgacgataatctttaaaattatctCATTATCCTAattaataagaaagagaaatccCCTAATGTATCATAAGAAATATcagaaaatttccaaaacttttcTTTATAAATGCTTCATTAGCTTAGGCCGTAGCATATGCTACAAATATAAGTTCAATTTTAGGTAGTATtcgttaaaattaaaaactagcTCCCAGCCATAGACGACGAAAAGACATAGACGacgaaagagatgaagaaaacatcTTCTCCGACGTCCTTTTCTTCGTTACCGGAGGAGATCGTTTTCCATTGTTTGGCTCGTGTCCCAAGATACTGTCGTCCAACTCTATGCTTAGTCTCCAAGTATTTCCGATCTCTCATTGCTTCCCCTGAGCTCGAGGCCACACGATCACGCAACGGAATAACAGAAGATTACCTCTACGTTTGCTTAGACCTGAATAagaaaaaccctaaccctagctGGTTCAAAGTTTCCCGAATCCCCAAACAACAGAAACTGAAACCTGTCCCTTCGTTTCCTCACCAACTTCCCAAATCCTCGAGTGTTGTTTCAATCGGTTCGGAGATTTATATAATCGGAGGCCTCGTTAATGGACATAAAAGCAATAGAGTGTTGAGTTTTGATGGTCGATCTCGTCAATGGCGTATATTACCAAACATGCGTCTACCTCGAGAAGCTGCAGCTGCTGATGTGATCGATGGTAAGATCTACGTGATTGGAGGCTCTAGTTTAGACAATATCGAGGGTTGGGGAGAGGTTTATGATCCAAAGACCCAAACTTGGGAGCCATTATTGCCCACAACACTAAACCTCACCGCTCAAATGAATGTGGTGCCAGGCAAATTGGTGATGGGTGGAAAGGTTTATGCGAGGGATGGTTTGAAGCTTAACTTGGATACGAAGATTTGCTTGGTAGATAACGGGTTACGTCTAATGTCAATTTCCCATCATAATCTTTTTTGGAATGATCCAAAGCAAGATTCAATATGGAGATGTGTTGAAGGACTTGAGGAACTCTCtgattatacatatttttttaatgatattaaTTCTGTGGGAAAGTCCAGCAGTAGAAAAAGTATGACAGTGTGGTGGAAGTGGGTGACGGTTCGCTCTCCAGATCACTGTTGTCGTAAGGAATGTAAAACGGAGGTTTGGTGTGCCGAGGTTTTGTTCGAGAGACGCGGTTTAAAAGAGCTTTGGGGATCCGTTGAATGGACTAAGAAAGTGTTTACCTTTGAGGGATGTGACCCTCGTACCGGTTTCTTTCTGAGATTATCTCACATTGATGTAAGGGTTTTTAGAATCATAGATGGATTGAGAGAGCAGTTAGAATTTGGTGTGAGATATTCCATGCACAGTCCATACTAGCTACTAGATGTTTtacttttctaatttctatgcaaatatttttatttgttatacaaTACCAGAagtaaactttataataattttaacatatttaaatttattaaaatatttaaaattttatattttgtgtttcgatatttatcttatgtttgttatttgttttgtttttgaataactattgattagttaagcattaaattgaaaaaaaaattaatatgaaagattattttaaaatatttagtctgtATCCTAGAAAATATAGAGCTCTTCATGTTTTAATGCATAATCAAGACgtacaaacattttttatattggGAAAAAGAACACTgattacatataaaataaaatgtggtTGAACATGgacattatgtgttagtttgtccACTCttaacataatctataaaacatcaatattttctaaaattaccatcatattataattttgcataggtattatttatcaattttttatatattaccataacattataattttgcagtgatctaaatattaatattataattttggaaaaaataaatttccaatACTTAAAGATCTAAATATTAAtgtcataattttggaaaaatataatatgatagttattaaattctttactaatttcaagctataaaaatgttattataataatcatttgttgaaaaaaatataatatttgtagtttttgtgccaaaagatcaaatcaatttattctaaaataatttaaagatataaaacaatatgatattatatatttttttaatagtaatcattaacacaatttattgcatattaactcccatgatgtttggaaaaaattaaaaacaaatcttacaTCATATGAATAtgtatcatttatcaaatttttatataattaccataatattataattttgcagtgatctaaatattaatattataattttggaaaaaataaatttccaatACTTAAAGATCTAAATATTAAtgtcataattttggaaaaatataatatgatggttattaaattctttactaatttcaagctatcaaaatattattataataatcatttgttaaaaaaaaaatataatatttgtagtttttgtgccaaaagatcaaatcaatttattctaaaataatttaaagatataaaacaatatgatagattttttttaatagtaatcattaacacaatttattgcatatattatcatatattattatatatactgaGATGACGAACGATGAGGAAATCGAAACTTCAATAATCGAGGTTAAGATAGCTCCAGAGCCACCAATCCAAGAGACTTGGTCTAGTGTATTCCTTCGTCAAGCCTCAGTCTATGGTGTAGCTGCTGGCTATTGCCTctcagcttctcttctctcaatcaTCAACAAATGGGCTATCATGAAATTCCCATACCCCGGTGCCTTAACTTTGATAAGGTTATTAAATTCTAATATGATagttattaaattctttactaatttcaagctataaaaatgttattataataatcatttgttgaaaaaaatataatatttgtagtttttgtgccaaaagatcaaatcaatttattctaaaataatttaaagatataaaacaatatgatattatatttttttttaatagtaatcattaacacaatttattgcatattaactcccatgatgtttggaaaaaattaaaaacaaatcttacaTCATATGAATAtgtatcatttatcaaatttttatataattaccataatattataattttgcagtgatctaaatattaatattataattttggaaaaaataaatttccaatACTTAAAGATCTAAATATTAAtgtcataattttggaaaaatataatatgatagttattaaattctttactaatttcaagctataaaaatgttattataataatcatttgttgaaaaaaatataatatttgtagtttttgtgccaaaagatcaaatcaatttattctaaaataatttaaagatataaaacaatatgatattatatttttttttaatagtaatcattaacacaatttattgcatattaactcccatgatgtttggaaaaaattaaaaacaaatcttacaTCATATGAATAtgtatcatttatcaaatttttatataattaccataatattataattttgcagtgatctaaatattaatattataattttggaaaaaataaatttccaatACTTAAAGATCTAAATATTAATGTCATACTTAAAGATGGATTGAGAGAGCAGTTAGAATTTGGTGTGAGATATTCCATGCACAGTCCATACTAGCTACTAGATGTTTtacttttctaatttctatgcaaatatttttatttgttatacaaTACCAGAagtaaactttataataattttaacatatttaaatttattaaaatatttaaaattttatattttgtgtttcgatatttatcttatgtttgttatttgttttgtttttgaataactattgattagttaagcattaaattgaaaaaaaaattaatatgaaagattattttaaaatatttagtctgtATCCTAGAAAATATAGAGCTCTTCATGTTTTAATGCATAATCAAGACgtacaaacattttttatattggGAAAAAGAACACTgattacatataaaataaaatgtggtTGAACATGgacattatgtgttagtttgtccACTCttaacataatctataaaacatcaatattttctaaaattaccatcatattataattttgcataggtattatttatcaattttttatatattaccataacattataattttgcagtgatctaaatattaatattataattttggaaaaaataaatttccaatACTTAAAGATCTAAATATTAAtgtcataattttggaaaaatataatatgatagttattaaattctttactaatttcaagctataaaaatgttattataataatcatttgttgaaaaaaatataatatttgtagtttttgtgccaaaagatcaaatcaatttattctaaaataatttaaagatataaaacaatatgatattatatatttttttaatagtaatcattaacacaatttattgcatattaactcccatgatgtttggaaaaaattaaaaacaaatcttacaTCATATGAATAtgtatcatttatcaaatttttatataattaccataatattataattttgcagtgatctaaatattaatattataattttggaaaaaataaatttccaatACTTAAAGATCTAAATATTAATGTCATACTTAAAGATGGATTGAGAGAGCAGTTAGAATTTGGTGTGAGATATTCCATGCACAGTCCATACTAGCTACTAGATGTTTtacttttctaatttctatgcaaatatttttatttgttatacaaTACCAGAagtaaactttataataattttaacatatttaaatttattaaaatatttaaaattttatattttgtgtttcgatatttatcttatgtttgttatttgttttgtttttgaataactattgattagttaagcattaaattgaaaaaaaaattaatatgaaagattatttgaaaatatttagtcTGTATCCTAGAAAATATAGAGCTCTTCATGTTTTAATGCATAATCAAGACgtacaaacattttttatattggGAAAAAGAACACTgattacatataaaataaaatgtggtTGAACATGgacattatgtgttagtttgtccACTCttaacataatctataaaacatcaatattttctAAACCAGACTCCTCCAAGAAGAGCGACACTATagcttgaatttctcgaataaCCTCTTCTTGAGCCGAAACTCATGCTCTTCCTTCATTCTATGtgtaattaatttcattaattagataactatAGGTAGCATAagtaattttgatatttatctaTTACCAGCATGCTTCACacatgtttaaaagttttatcattataatttgaatgttttagcaacaaaatattttcatcttaatgaattatacaaatgacttcAAATGCATATGTgttctaaaaatataattctttgtgttttttgattaatttcatttagaaaataaaattctcaGTTAGATATTTGCTATATATTTATCACATACTTTATATCTATTGAACATATTAAATGCGAACTGAATTTTAGTTTagaattgagtaaaaaaatgttattaatatatattattatatcaaataaaaataatttttataacatatattataacttttttgtcaacaaataataattataatattataatatttttatagcttGAAGTTAGTTAAGAATTTAATGaccatcacattatatttttccagatttatgatattaatatttaaatctttaattatcagaaatttattttgtctaaacttataatattaatatttaatactttcttatttgcaaaattataatgttatagtaattatataaaatattgataaatgat from Camelina sativa cultivar DH55 chromosome 9, Cs, whole genome shotgun sequence encodes:
- the LOC104715287 gene encoding putative F-box/kelch-repeat protein At5g03000; this translates as MDSRGSVGIVNHRLNPTRRRSFSKRMMKSKECVSIEEEESRSVEGGQKKKEEEGHWASSETSPITYVGLVVFGVKPLLVSSLTNKPNLRDRESKTSNLRETTKEMKKTSSPTSFSSLPEEIVFHCLARVPRYCRPTLCLVSKYFRSLIASPELEATRSRNGITEDYLYVCLDLNKKNPNPSWFKVSRIPKQQKLKPVPSFPHQLPKSSSVVSIGSEIYIIGGLVNGHKSNRVLSFDGRSRQWRILPNMRLPREAAAADVIDGKIYVIGGSSLDNIEGWGEVYDPKTQTWEPLLPTTLNLTAQMNVVPGKLVMGGKVYARDGLKLNLDTKICLVDNGLRLMSISHHNLFWNDPKQDSIWRCVEGLEELSDYTKECKTEVWCAEVLFERRGLKELWGSVEWTKKVFTFEGCDPRTGFFLRLSHIDVRVFRIIDGLREQLEFGVRYSMHSPY